ATATCATCCACATAGTACACTGTTTGTGATTGAGATGCTTCGATGTAAGGCTCATGTTCTTCACGTTCACCAGTATGAATCAATCTATCAAAATTAACACAATTAAAATTCCAACGATCCTTTTGATACCCTCTATCTCGAGTCGTATCAGCCCATTTACATTTGGAAAGAACAACCTTGAACCGTCCATCGTAATTAATCTCAATAATATCTTCTAACTTCCCATAATATGGTAACTCTGGTTGCCTTAAATTTCCGTCAACACTGCTTGCAACACATGATGTTTTGGAGGTTAAGAAAACTCCACTATTCTGTGTTTTCAAACCTTCTTCTTGAGCCAAAGTTCGAAATTTGGACCTATTGATGTTATATGCAGTAAATCTTCTTGCATTTATAGATGGACCTCGTGCTAAAAACTTTAGATCGATAGACATTGTATCTATTGTGTCTTGATTCATAatctaaatcaa
Above is a genomic segment from Solanum stenotomum isolate F172 unplaced genomic scaffold, ASM1918654v1 scaffold36902, whole genome shotgun sequence containing:
- the LOC125852546 gene encoding uncharacterized protein LOC125852546 gives rise to the protein MPAGMSSLFPQLGKPASASENFPLNPMQKLQAHRYVLLNCAIVMPLVEEYIKRSLRGRRPSPTEIERRVNKEFVDWFQKWIMNQDTIDTMSIDLKFLARGPSINARRFTAYNINRSKFRTLAQEEGLKTQNSGVFLTSKTSCVASSVDGNLRQPELPYYGKLEDIIEINYDGRFKVVLSKY